From a region of the Triticum aestivum cultivar Chinese Spring chromosome 7D, IWGSC CS RefSeq v2.1, whole genome shotgun sequence genome:
- the LOC123169487 gene encoding RING-H2 finger protein ATL17-like: protein MSSPSSSVDLPWQARGGGVFDVGQGSALVLASYPVLLLLVLLSAFVRYVWIALALYCAILFLLSCTGRLLTGPVVFVKDDATAAVERGGLSQASIAAIPAFVYGAAAGDGEAQCAVCLEALSGGEKARRLPVCTHTFHVGCIDMWFHSHATCPVCRCHVEPPKAGKMAPLPPEPPLPPV, encoded by the coding sequence atgtcgtcgccgtcgtcgtcagtGGACCTCCCGTggcaggcgcgcggcggcggtgTCTTTGACGTCGGGCAGGGCAGCGCGCTGGTGCTCGCGTCATACCCGGTGCTcctgctcctcgtcctcctctccgcCTTCGTCAGGTACGTGTGGATCGCGCTCGCGCTCTACTGCGCGATCCTGTTCCTGCTCTCCTGCACCGGCCGCCTGCTCACCGGGCCGGTGGTGTTCGTGAAAGACGACGCCACGGCGGCCGTCGAGCGGGGCGGCCTATCACAGGCGTCCATTGCGGCCATCCCGGCATTCGTGTACGGTGCCGctgccggcgacggcgaggcccagTGTGCGGTGTGCCTGGAGGCTCTGTCCGGTGGGGAGAAGGCGCGGCGGCTGCCGGTGTGCACGCACACGTTCCACGTTGGGTGCATCGACATGTGGTTCCACTCGCATGCAACGTGCCCGGTCTGCCGCTGCCATGTCGAGCCGCCCAAGGCCGGCAAGATGGCGCCGTTGCCACCAGAGCCGCCTCTGCCGCCGGTGTAG